One Tripterygium wilfordii isolate XIE 37 chromosome 10, ASM1340144v1, whole genome shotgun sequence DNA segment encodes these proteins:
- the LOC120006811 gene encoding serine-threonine kinase receptor-associated protein-like has translation MDKKKAAVPLVCHGHSRPVVDLFYSPITPDGFFLISASKDSTPMLRNGETGDWIGTFEGHKGAVWSCCLDSNALRAASASADFSAKLWDALTGDELHSFEHKHIVRACSFSEDTHLLLTGGFEKILRIFDLNRPDAPSREVDKSPGSIRTIAWLHSDQTILSSCSETGGVRLWDVRSGKIVQTLETKSPVTSAEVSQDGRYITTADGSTVKFWDANHFGLVKSYDMPSNVESASLEPKLGNKFIAGGEDMWVHVLDFHTGEKIGCHKGHHGPVHCVRFAPGGESFASGSEDGTIRIWQSGPVNHNENESSLPGNGPTEKVKVSVDVVSGEIENLQISKEGENVEKKDKAIDS, from the exons atggacAAGAAGAAGGCTGCCGTGCCGCTTGTTTGCCATGGGCATTCTCGGCCTGTTGTGGATTTGTTCTACAGCCCGATCACACCTGACGGGTTCTTTCTTATCAGTGCTAGCAAGG ATTCTACTCCAATGTTGAGAAATGGGGAGACTGGTGATTGGATTGGAACCTTTGAAGGGCATAAAGGTGCTGTATGGAGTTGCTGTCTGGACTCTAATGCCTTACGAGCTGCATCTGCCTCTGCAGATTTTTCTGC GAAATTGTGGGATGCATTAACTGGGGATGAGCTGCACTCTTTTGAACACAAGCACATTGTTCGTGCATGTTCCTTCTCAGAG gaTACACACCTTCTACTCACGGGTGGATTCGAGAAAATTCTACGGATATTTGATTTGAATCGTCCAGATGCACCTTCAAGAGAAGTCGACAAATCTCCTGGTTCTATTAGGACCATAGCATGGCTTCACAGTGACCAGACCATTTTAAGCTCTTGTTCTGAGACTGGTGGTGTTAG GTTGTGGGATGTAAGAAGTGGCAAAATTGTTCAAACACTAGAGACCAAATCACCTGTAACTAGTGCTGAAGTGAGTCAGGATGGACGCTATATAACCACTGCTGATGGTTCTACTGTGAAGTTTTGGGATGCAAATCA ttttggATTAGTTAAGAGCTATGATATGCCCAGCAATGTGGAGTCAGCTTCATTGGAACCAAAGCTTGGTAACAAGTTTATTGCTGGAGGAGAGGATATGTGGGTCCATGTACTAGATTTCCATACTGGAGAAAAGATAG GATGCCACAAGGGTCATCATGGTCCAGTCCATTGCGTTAGATTTGCACCTGGTGGTGAATCCTTTGCTTCAGGATCTGAAGATGGGACCATCAGAATATGGCAATCAGGCCCTGTGAATCACAACGAGAACGAGTCCTCACTTCCAGGGAATGGACCGACTGAGAAAGTGAAGGTTTCAGTTGACGTGGTTTCTGGTGAGATTGAGAATTTACAAATCAGCAAGGAAGGGGAAAATGTGGAAAAGAAGGACAAGGCAATAGACTCCTGA